The following are encoded in a window of uncultured Sphaerochaeta sp. genomic DNA:
- a CDS encoding ATP-binding cassette domain-containing protein produces the protein MILSLTDAKLDYPKTTAFEHFSLNVKAGEMVSIIGPSGCGKTSLLYTIAGLLPLSGGTMQRAVGNEGVALMFQQDRLLPWKRVINNVLLGLPGEKTDEAEELLQSMGLEAVMQHYPHELSGGMRQRVALARALIRKPNILLLDEPLASLDEQQREMLQNDIKEYVQHHCITLILVTHSLQEAVFMGSRIVMMTNKGVSYELHNQLHEEANLRTRDEFFTMQKTLRHHMEAMQ, from the coding sequence ATGATACTCTCCCTCACCGATGCCAAGCTTGACTATCCCAAGACCACTGCCTTTGAGCACTTTTCCTTGAATGTGAAGGCTGGGGAGATGGTCAGCATCATCGGTCCGAGCGGGTGTGGAAAAACCAGCCTGCTCTACACTATCGCCGGCTTGTTGCCCCTCTCTGGAGGAACCATGCAGAGAGCTGTTGGAAATGAGGGTGTGGCCCTCATGTTCCAACAGGACCGACTTCTTCCATGGAAACGCGTCATCAACAATGTATTGCTCGGCCTTCCTGGGGAGAAGACTGACGAGGCTGAAGAACTGCTACAGTCCATGGGGCTGGAAGCTGTGATGCAACACTATCCCCACGAACTCAGCGGAGGGATGAGGCAGCGTGTAGCGTTGGCAAGAGCATTAATTAGGAAACCTAACATACTATTGCTTGACGAACCACTCGCGAGCCTTGATGAACAACAGCGAGAGATGCTCCAGAATGATATCAAGGAGTATGTACAGCACCATTGCATAACCCTGATCCTTGTAACACACAGCCTTCAGGAGGCAGTATTCATGGGAAGCAGGATTGTTATGATGACTAACAAAGGGGTTTCCTACGAGTTGCATAACCAGCTCCATGAAGAAGCCAACCTTCGTACTCGTGATGAATTCTTCACTATGCAGAAGACTCTGCGTCATCATATGGAGGCTATGCAATGA
- a CDS encoding ABC transporter permease: MKYLRGMVVVLIFWYIAAFFVASPVIPFPHTVLMYAIGQFIPQEMHLHLLYSLYRILSGLFIALFFAIPTGMIAGRVPALDRLISPVLYLLYPLPKIAFLPVFMVLLGIGDLSKIILISVIIYFPASVTIRDGVKEIPFEFLQLAEAYHLSRKQILKDIIWPAILPRIFSSLRITLGISLSVLFISETYAASHGLGYSIMNYWVMAQYTGMYAAIMLLSILGLLLYIIVDWVERLYVHPRTNK, from the coding sequence ATGAAGTACCTTAGAGGAATGGTGGTAGTACTGATATTCTGGTACATTGCAGCATTCTTTGTTGCCTCGCCCGTTATCCCATTTCCCCATACTGTCCTCATGTATGCCATTGGACAATTCATCCCTCAGGAGATGCATCTGCATCTGCTCTATTCTCTCTACAGAATTCTTTCGGGTCTGTTCATTGCACTCTTCTTTGCCATTCCCACAGGGATGATCGCAGGGAGAGTACCTGCTCTGGACCGACTGATCTCCCCAGTTCTCTATTTGCTCTATCCACTACCGAAGATTGCTTTTCTGCCGGTATTCATGGTATTGCTGGGTATTGGAGACCTCTCCAAGATCATCTTGATTTCCGTCATCATCTATTTCCCTGCCTCAGTAACCATACGGGATGGGGTAAAGGAAATCCCGTTTGAGTTTCTTCAATTGGCAGAAGCATATCATCTGAGTAGAAAACAGATCCTGAAAGACATCATTTGGCCCGCAATCCTGCCACGTATTTTCTCTTCCCTGCGCATCACACTGGGCATTTCTCTCTCTGTGTTGTTTATCAGTGAGACCTACGCTGCATCCCATGGACTGGGATACTCGATCATGAACTACTGGGTCATGGCCCAGTACACTGGTATGTATGCAGCTATTATGCTACTCAGCATTCTCGGGTTGCTGCTTTACATCATTGTGGATTGGGTGGAGAGATTATACGTACATCCAAGAACAAATAAGTGA
- a CDS encoding sugar phosphate isomerase/epimerase family protein, protein MSKYSIILGNLGNTCDRFLSSGYKDEVPKAELIKQASEIEGVEGVELVGTWDVAPENVDEVGELLDKYGLQCVSIIPDHFSQKRWGKGCLASKDSEIRKQALEYTFACVEMARKLNCKTLNIWPGQDGYDYTLQSNLVQERAWLKDAIQSVAASAPDIRFALEYKPKEPRNFSFMARASDTLLLAKETKLDNVGVCIDTGHAFVAGENVSESIVILQEYGRKLFHMHFNDNYGTWDDDMIVGSVHFPRFIEMLFWLKETKYDGWLSMDQYPYREDGQGALRESVEFLQMIDEKLSDQVMQEIRDLLAKGNAVESQRWIRKNFFK, encoded by the coding sequence ATGAGTAAGTATTCAATTATTCTAGGAAATTTGGGAAACACCTGTGATAGGTTTCTTTCTTCCGGGTATAAGGATGAGGTTCCCAAAGCAGAGCTGATTAAACAGGCATCTGAAATTGAAGGTGTGGAAGGTGTTGAGCTGGTGGGAACCTGGGATGTTGCTCCAGAGAATGTCGACGAAGTTGGTGAATTACTCGATAAGTATGGATTGCAGTGCGTATCCATTATTCCTGACCATTTTAGTCAGAAACGATGGGGCAAAGGCTGTCTTGCATCGAAGGATAGCGAAATTCGGAAGCAAGCATTGGAATATACGTTTGCATGTGTGGAAATGGCGAGAAAACTCAACTGTAAAACGCTGAATATCTGGCCGGGACAGGATGGGTACGACTATACGTTGCAGTCCAATCTTGTACAGGAGCGTGCGTGGCTTAAGGACGCTATCCAGAGTGTTGCAGCATCTGCACCGGATATCAGATTCGCGCTCGAATATAAGCCAAAAGAGCCACGGAATTTCAGTTTCATGGCTCGTGCTTCGGATACCCTGCTGCTTGCAAAAGAGACAAAGCTGGATAACGTGGGAGTCTGCATAGATACCGGCCATGCGTTCGTTGCAGGAGAAAATGTATCTGAATCCATTGTCATCTTGCAGGAGTACGGAAGGAAGCTGTTTCATATGCATTTCAACGATAACTATGGAACATGGGATGATGATATGATTGTCGGATCAGTGCATTTCCCCAGATTCATTGAGATGCTTTTCTGGTTGAAAGAGACCAAGTATGATGGGTGGCTTTCCATGGACCAGTATCCGTATCGAGAAGATGGCCAGGGTGCATTACGCGAAAGTGTAGAGTTCCTCCAGATGATCGATGAAAAATTGAGTGACCAAGTAATGCAGGAGATCAGGGACTTGCTTGCAAAAGGAAATGCAGTTGAGTCACAACGTTGGATTCGAAAGAATTTCTTCAAATAA
- a CDS encoding LacI family DNA-binding transcriptional regulator yields MGIKEIAEKAGVSKTTVSLALNGHRGVSHETRMKIIALAREMNYRVPGDRPMSSPSNGPILLARLRKHGLLLNQDQSVFIMDYIDSINKAVSAEGYQFEIFESPCGTLQGCVEEIQKRHPKGVILIGTELSESDFEILYTLSVPFVVIDTFFDHVSCDFVDMANINAVYQVIDHLDSYGHTRIRMVTSSMKSGNIVMRERGFTLAMDYNHLLVDDSSFISVEPGFDGAYQAMKSYLATGPVLPQALFCYNDVAAFGVIKALKEKKYSIPKDISVVGFDDLPMAAMMEPPLTTVRIPTRRIGEKAVHVLLEKIATKKLLEPSSWLVQGNLVARDSVMRRT; encoded by the coding sequence ATGGGAATAAAAGAAATTGCTGAGAAGGCTGGAGTATCAAAAACGACCGTGTCCCTTGCTTTGAATGGGCATCGTGGGGTTAGTCATGAAACACGGATGAAGATAATTGCATTGGCGCGAGAAATGAATTATCGAGTACCAGGAGACCGGCCGATGAGTAGTCCCAGCAATGGACCCATTTTACTGGCTAGATTACGAAAACATGGATTGCTGCTCAATCAGGATCAAAGTGTTTTCATCATGGATTATATCGACAGTATTAATAAGGCAGTCAGCGCTGAAGGATATCAATTCGAAATATTCGAGAGTCCGTGCGGGACACTTCAAGGTTGTGTTGAAGAGATTCAGAAAAGGCATCCCAAGGGAGTGATCTTGATAGGAACGGAACTGTCTGAATCTGATTTTGAAATCTTGTACACGCTTAGTGTTCCTTTCGTAGTGATTGATACCTTCTTTGATCATGTTTCCTGTGATTTTGTGGATATGGCCAATATAAATGCGGTATACCAGGTGATTGATCATCTGGATTCCTATGGACATACAAGGATACGGATGGTCACCAGCTCAATGAAATCTGGGAATATCGTCATGCGTGAAAGAGGATTCACATTGGCCATGGACTATAATCATCTTTTGGTGGATGACTCCTCCTTCATTTCAGTAGAGCCAGGCTTTGATGGTGCATACCAGGCAATGAAAAGCTATCTTGCTACAGGGCCGGTACTCCCACAGGCATTGTTCTGTTATAACGATGTGGCTGCCTTTGGCGTAATAAAAGCTTTGAAAGAAAAAAAATATAGTATTCCAAAAGATATATCGGTAGTCGGTTTCGATGATCTGCCAATGGCTGCAATGATGGAACCCCCTCTCACAACGGTAAGAATCCCAACACGGCGAATTGGTGAGAAGGCGGTACATGTGCTACTAGAGAAAATTGCAACAAAAAAGTTGTTGGAACCGTCAAGCTGGCTTGTCCAGGGTAACTTGGTGGCTAGGGACAGTGTTATGAGAAGGACATGA
- a CDS encoding autoinducer 2 ABC transporter substrate-binding protein, producing the protein MKKLLAFVLIVLFLVPALFAAGQAEKESGYEIVVVPKDASNPWFVRMKVGVDEYAKETGLNVYQRGTAQIDATLQAQLVQDLIAQGVDAICVVPVDLESLEPVLAQARDAGIVVIAHEGADLENVDYDIEAFSNAGYGAFIMDNLAEAMGGEGLYTTMVASLTNGSHNEWANAGVAHQKATYPKMKLLEDEPRVESNDNGDVAYNVSKELFKKYPNLKGVMGTSSYDAPGVARAIQELGLVDKAFTSGTGMPLDNAELLESGVVKSLTLWDPALAGKAMISLAVKVLDGEKITAPVNLDVDGYTNLQFREGSKTVLEGEGWIVINADNVYDFGF; encoded by the coding sequence ATGAAAAAATTACTTGCTTTCGTATTGATTGTTTTGTTTCTAGTACCAGCTCTGTTTGCTGCAGGACAAGCAGAAAAGGAATCAGGCTATGAGATTGTAGTAGTACCTAAGGATGCTTCAAACCCATGGTTCGTACGAATGAAAGTCGGGGTAGATGAGTATGCCAAAGAAACCGGCTTGAATGTATACCAGAGAGGAACTGCTCAGATTGATGCAACTTTGCAGGCCCAGTTGGTTCAAGACCTGATTGCACAGGGCGTAGATGCTATTTGTGTCGTCCCAGTAGATCTTGAGTCCTTGGAACCAGTTCTTGCTCAGGCAAGAGATGCTGGGATTGTGGTAATTGCACATGAAGGTGCTGATCTCGAGAACGTAGATTACGATATCGAGGCTTTCAGCAACGCTGGTTATGGTGCCTTTATCATGGACAACCTTGCAGAGGCTATGGGCGGAGAAGGACTGTATACCACCATGGTTGCATCCCTTACCAATGGATCCCACAATGAATGGGCAAATGCCGGTGTCGCTCATCAGAAAGCAACGTATCCAAAGATGAAGCTTCTGGAAGATGAACCCAGAGTTGAATCTAATGATAACGGTGATGTTGCTTACAATGTATCCAAAGAGCTCTTCAAGAAGTATCCCAATCTGAAAGGAGTAATGGGAACCTCTTCGTATGATGCTCCGGGTGTTGCCCGAGCCATTCAGGAATTGGGTCTGGTTGACAAGGCTTTTACATCAGGTACCGGTATGCCACTTGATAACGCTGAACTACTTGAAAGCGGCGTCGTCAAGTCTCTTACCCTCTGGGACCCTGCCCTCGCAGGAAAAGCAATGATATCTCTCGCTGTCAAGGTATTGGACGGTGAGAAAATCACGGCTCCAGTGAATCTGGATGTAGATGGTTACACCAACCTTCAGTTCAGAGAAGGAAGCAAAACCGTTCTTGAAGGTGAAGGATGGATTGTTATCAACGCTGATAATGTCTATGACTTTGGCTTCTAA
- a CDS encoding sugar ABC transporter ATP-binding protein, translating into MSESLLKTVGIYKSFVGVQALKNVSFSMQPGEIHCLAGENGSGKSTLIKVISGVYTPDAGHIEFQGNQYKKISPIDAINNGIQVIYQDFSVFPNLTVMENLAFNNELAEGRRLVNWKRMKSIAQEALAKINVSIELDAYVGTLTVAEKQMIAISRALMQDARLIIMDEPTTALTKKEVTNLFKIITQLKEQGIATLFVSHKLNEVFEISEKFTILRSGEVVASGSTSDLDDRKFSFYMTGREFEKRNFKADSVSENPIFRAEKAGLSNHFSDISFSLRQGEIIGITGLLDSGRTELALSMFGIKPIDEGTFFVDENPVSIQSPRDAINFDIGYVPEDRLSEGLFLSQSIADNIVISEIDQLTKKAGILDEEKRSKEVSRWVENLAIATPDANNASQTLSGGNQQRIVLAKWLACNPRILVLNGPTVGVDIGSKHDIHGILQDLAKKGIGIIIFSDDLPEVIENCSRILVMKNGRIVTELSAEKTDEKLILSHML; encoded by the coding sequence ATGTCGGAGAGCCTACTCAAGACCGTAGGTATTTACAAATCATTTGTGGGAGTACAGGCACTCAAGAATGTATCGTTCAGTATGCAGCCCGGAGAAATTCATTGCCTTGCCGGAGAAAACGGGAGTGGAAAATCTACACTGATCAAGGTTATCAGTGGAGTATATACACCTGATGCTGGGCACATTGAGTTCCAGGGGAATCAATACAAGAAGATCAGCCCGATCGATGCAATCAATAACGGAATCCAAGTTATTTATCAGGATTTTTCTGTTTTCCCCAATCTCACAGTCATGGAAAACCTTGCTTTCAACAATGAACTTGCTGAAGGTAGACGTCTGGTTAATTGGAAGCGAATGAAAAGCATTGCCCAAGAGGCTCTTGCAAAAATCAATGTCTCGATTGAATTGGATGCCTATGTAGGAACCCTAACAGTCGCTGAGAAACAGATGATTGCAATCAGTCGTGCTTTGATGCAGGATGCTCGCCTGATTATTATGGATGAACCAACTACCGCGCTAACGAAGAAAGAGGTAACGAATCTTTTCAAGATTATCACCCAACTAAAGGAACAAGGCATAGCTACACTTTTTGTCAGCCACAAGTTGAATGAAGTGTTCGAGATATCTGAAAAATTTACGATTCTTCGAAGTGGTGAGGTTGTTGCCTCTGGATCAACATCAGATCTGGATGATAGAAAATTCTCATTCTATATGACGGGGCGAGAATTTGAGAAAAGAAATTTCAAGGCTGATAGCGTCTCTGAAAACCCAATATTCAGAGCTGAAAAAGCAGGATTATCCAATCATTTCTCCGACATTTCCTTCTCTCTCCGCCAAGGGGAGATTATTGGCATTACCGGACTCTTGGATTCAGGCCGAACAGAATTAGCCCTCTCCATGTTTGGTATCAAGCCAATCGATGAGGGGACATTCTTTGTAGATGAGAACCCAGTTTCCATACAAAGTCCTCGAGATGCCATCAATTTCGATATTGGCTATGTCCCAGAAGATCGCTTGAGTGAAGGCCTTTTCCTTTCACAAAGTATTGCTGATAACATTGTCATCTCTGAGATCGACCAACTCACAAAAAAAGCAGGGATTCTGGACGAGGAGAAACGCTCCAAAGAGGTTTCCAGATGGGTGGAGAACCTTGCAATCGCAACACCGGACGCAAACAATGCAAGTCAGACGCTTTCAGGCGGTAATCAGCAGAGAATCGTACTTGCTAAATGGCTTGCTTGCAATCCAAGGATTCTGGTCCTGAACGGACCTACTGTTGGCGTAGATATCGGATCAAAACATGATATCCATGGGATTCTCCAGGATTTGGCAAAGAAAGGGATTGGCATCATCATCTTCAGCGATGATCTTCCTGAGGTGATAGAAAATTGTTCACGCATCCTGGTTATGAAGAATGGAAGGATTGTTACAGAGCTCTCAGCAGAGAAGACTGATGAGAAGCTGATTTTGTCACATATGTTGTAG
- a CDS encoding ABC transporter permease has translation MDTTRTLLKKLSRRNEPYIFLVLLALCLLIEFRSGQFFSSNNLVDIASALIVPGLFAIGTFLVIISGGIDVSFPALASLSVYATTKYLLDTNYEGGVWVAILMALAIGALLGAFNGLFIGYFKLPALIVTLGSSSVFKGIMQGALNSRQLTIIPSGMRDWGTSALFTARNPVSGLTSRMPVTFIAFVIVLLFVFFLLKYTMFGRGIYAIGGSEVSAHRAGFNVVRTKVVMYIMVGMIASLAGVIRVCMMQQAHPTNMLGMEMNIIAGVVLGGTAITGGRGTLLGCMLGTLLIVIVENSMILLGIPTSYKSVFTGALIIIGTGVSAYQVMHMNRVRSKRVKSKEAA, from the coding sequence GTGGATACAACACGTACGTTACTTAAGAAACTCTCTCGTCGGAATGAACCCTATATTTTTCTGGTACTTCTGGCGCTATGCTTGTTGATAGAATTCCGATCTGGGCAATTTTTCTCTTCCAACAACCTTGTTGACATTGCATCAGCGTTGATTGTCCCTGGATTGTTTGCGATAGGTACTTTCTTGGTAATTATATCTGGAGGTATTGATGTTTCATTTCCGGCGCTAGCTTCTTTAAGCGTTTATGCAACAACAAAATATCTATTGGACACTAATTACGAGGGTGGTGTTTGGGTCGCAATCCTGATGGCTCTCGCCATTGGGGCATTGCTTGGAGCTTTTAATGGGTTGTTCATTGGATATTTCAAGCTTCCTGCTCTCATTGTAACGCTCGGATCCTCAAGCGTATTCAAGGGTATTATGCAAGGTGCATTGAATTCAAGACAGTTGACCATTATCCCTTCAGGAATGAGAGACTGGGGAACCTCTGCACTCTTTACAGCACGCAATCCTGTTTCTGGATTGACCAGTCGCATGCCCGTTACCTTCATTGCTTTTGTTATTGTACTGCTATTCGTCTTTTTCCTGTTGAAATACACCATGTTTGGGCGCGGAATCTATGCGATAGGAGGAAGTGAGGTCAGTGCACACCGAGCAGGCTTCAACGTAGTGCGGACAAAGGTGGTCATGTATATCATGGTAGGTATGATCGCCAGCCTTGCCGGTGTTATCAGGGTTTGCATGATGCAACAAGCTCATCCCACCAACATGCTCGGTATGGAAATGAATATCATTGCCGGCGTAGTCTTGGGGGGCACAGCTATTACGGGAGGACGCGGTACTTTACTGGGATGTATGCTTGGAACCTTGCTTATCGTCATTGTGGAAAATTCCATGATTCTGCTTGGAATACCAACTTCATATAAGAGTGTATTCACTGGTGCCCTGATCATCATTGGAACCGGGGTTAGTGCTTATCAGGTAATGCACATGAATAGAGTTCGTAGCAAAAGAGTGAAGAGCAAGGAGGCTGCATGA